The following are from one region of the Primulina eburnea isolate SZY01 chromosome 17, ASM2296580v1, whole genome shotgun sequence genome:
- the LOC140818627 gene encoding probable protein phosphatase 2C 60, with protein MFSGLLKLLRACFRPKADRYAHTSSDSGGRQDGLLWYKDSGQHSCGDFSMAVVQANNLLEDQSQLESGCLSSNDSGPYGTFVGIYDGHGGPETSRFINEHLFQHLKRFTAEHQTMSAEVIRKAFEATEDGFFSVVSRQWPMRPQIAAVGSCCLVGIICSGTLYIASLGDSRAVLGRLVKATGEVLAIQLSMEHNASFESVRKELQSLHPDDSQIVVLRHNVWRVKGLIQISRSIGDVYLKKAEYNREPLYAKFRLREPFKRPILSAEPAITVQQLLPHDQFIIFASDGLWEHLTNQEAVDLVQNHPHNGIARRLVKTALQEAAKKREMRYSDLKKIDRGVRRHFHDDITVVVLFLDSNLVCRASSFRTPKISIKGGGINLPPNTLAPLTVPTETGST; from the exons ATGTTTTCTGGGTTGTTAAAATTATTGAGGGCCTGTTTTCGGCCCAAGGCTGATCGATATGCTCACACAAGTTCAGATTCCGGTGGTCGACAAGATGGACTTCTGTGGTATAAGGACTCGGGGCAGCATTCTTGCGGAGATTTTTCGATGGCTGTAGTTCAAGCAAATAATTTACTCGAGGATCAGAGCCAACTTGAATCGGGTTGTCTCAGCTCGAATGATTCAGGGCCATATGGTACTTTTGTGGGAATTTATGATGGACATGGCGGTCCTGAGACTTCTAGGTTCATCAACGAGCACCTCTTCCAACATCTGAAGA GGTTCACTGCAGAACATCAAACCATGTCAGCCGAGGTTATTAGGAAAGCATTTGAAGCTACGGAAGATGGCTTTTTCTCAGTCGTCAGCAGGCAGTGGCCCATGAGACCCCAGATAGCAGCTGTGGGCTCCTGCTGTCTTGTTGGAATCATATGCAGTGGAACTCTTTATATTGCCAGTCTTGGTGATTCTCGGGCTGTTTTGGGGAGACTTGTCAAGGCTACAGGGGAAGTCCTCGCCATTCAACTCTCGATGGAGCACAACGCGAGTTTTGAGTCTGTGAGAAAGGAGCTTCAATCCCTACACCCTGATGACTCACAAATTGTTGTTCTAAGACATAACGTATGGCGTGTGAAAGGTCTCATACAG ATCTCAAGATCTATCGGAGACGTGTATTTGAAAAAGGCTGAATATAACAGGGAGCCGTTGTATGCAAAATTTCGTCTCCGCGAACCTTTTAAAAGACCAATTTTAAGCGCAGAACCAGCTATTACTGTGCAACAGTTGCTGCCTCATGATCAGTTCATCATATTTGCCTCAGACGGCCTTTGGGAGCATCTTACCAACCAAGAAGCCGTTGATCTGGTCCAAAATCATCCACATAAT GGCATTGcaagaagattagtgaaaacgGCATTGCAAGAGGCCGCAAAGAAGAGGGAGATGAGGTACTCGGACCTGAAGAAAATTGATCGCGGGGTGCGTCGTCATTTCCATGATGACATCACAGTTGTGGTGTTATTTCTCGACTCAAATCTGGTGTGCCGGGCTAGTTCCTTCAGGACTCCTAAAATATCCATCAAAGGAGGGGGCATCAATCTTCCTCCCAACACCCTTGCACCATTAACTGTGCCCACGGAAACTGGCTCTACCTGA
- the LOC140818628 gene encoding protein CHAPERONE-LIKE PROTEIN OF POR1, chloroplastic-like, which yields MEPGGDKFDNKFQNSFILEFESSPIILIASTIIPFSFFTQPRTEMVTALSVRLNHSLLCRGSHRPRPPTPRRTPSSPRIKAVKPDRRGSWGTRLARRMLALPIQAGSRADDSASFEMSVENALKLLGVPEEASFEDILRAKNSLVAACKDDQQAISQVEAAYDMLLMKNLSQRRAGKVVNSNIRYADVKPVNAPKMDSMPKWLRSTVKSSPLSIEAPSTSELGVQAGVYGVLIVLTYVNGVSASSTTPYAVADVPGLILATSFGTSLYFMTKKNIKLGKATVITIGGLVAGAVVGSAVESWLQVDIVPFMGLHSPVTVVSEFILFSQLLVSLYLR from the exons ATGGAGCCTGGAGGGGATAAATTTGATAACAAATTTCAAAATTCATTTATTCTTGAGTTTGAAAGCTCCCCAATAATCTTGATTGCTTCTACCATTATACCCTTTTCATTCTTCACACAGCCACGCACAGAAATGGTGACAGCTCTATCGGTCCGGCTAAATCACTCACTTCTGTGCCGCGGTTCACACAGACCCAGACCCCCAACTCCTCGCCGGACTCCCTCGTCCCCCAGAATCAAGGCGGTCAAGCCAGACCGCCGTGGTTCGTGGGGTACACGGTTGGCCCGACGCATGCTAGCTTTGCCGATCCAAGCTGGCTCACGAGCTGACGATTCGGCGTCTTTCGAGATGTCCGTGGAGAATGCCCTCAAACTCCTCGGTGTTCCAGAGGAAGCTTCGTTTGAGGATATTCTTCGAGCCAAGAATTCACTTGTTGCCGCTTGTAAAGATGACCAGCAAGCAATTTCTCAG GTAGAGGCTGCATATGACATGCTGCTGATGAAAAACTTATCACAAAGGAGAGCGGGGAAAGTTGTGAATAGCAACATTCGTTATGCTGATGTTAAACCTGtaaatgctcctaaaatggatTCAATGCCTAAATGGCTACGGAGTACTGTAAAAAGTTCACCTCTTTCGATTGAAGCACCATCAACCAGTGAGTTGGGTGTGCAAGCCGGAGTTTATGGGGTTTTAATAGTATTGACATATGTAAATGGAGTTTCAGCATCTTCAACGACTCCATATGCAGTGGCTGATGTACCTGGCCTGATCTTAGCAACTAGTTTTGGGACATCCTTGTATTTCATGACCAAGAAAAACATAAAGTTGG GGAAGGCAACAGTGATTACTATTGGAGGGCTTGTGGCTGGTGCGGTAGTGGGTTCAGCAGTTGAGAGTTGGTTGCAAGTCGATATCGTCCCGTTTATGGGCTTACACTCTCCCGTTACCGTTGTGAGTGAATTCATACTCTTCTCACAGCTTTTGGTCTCCTTGTACTTGAGATAG
- the LOC140818276 gene encoding V-type proton ATPase subunit B2 encodes MGVAQNNVEMEEGTLEIGMEYRTVSGVAGPLVILDKVKGPKYQEIVNIRLGDGTTRRGQVLEVDGEKAVVQVFEGTSGIDNKYTTVQFTGEVLKTPVSLDMLGRIFNGSGKPIDNGPPILPEAYLDISGNSINPSERTYPEEMIQTGISTIDVMNSIARGQKIPLFSAAGLPHNEIAAQICRQAGLVRRLEKSDNLLEHDGEDNFAIVFAAMGVNMETAQFFKRDFEENGSMERVTLFLNLANDPTIERIITPRIALTTAEYLAYECGKHVLVILTDMSSYADALREVSAAREEVPGRRGYPGYMYTDLATIYERAGRIEGRKGSITQIPILTMPNDDITHPTPDLTGYITEGQIYIDRQLHNRQIYPPINVLPSLSRLMKSAIGEGMTRRDHSDVSNQLYANYAIGKDVQAMKAVVGEEALSSEDLLYLEFLDKFERKFVAQGAYDTRNIFQSLDLAWTLLRIFPRELLHRIPAKTLDQYYSRDAAN; translated from the exons ATGGGCGTGGCGCAAAACAACGTTGAAATGGAGGAAGGAACTTTGGAGATTGGAATGG aatACAGAACTGTCTCGGGAGTTGCTGGACCTCTGGTTATTCTTGACAAAGTCAAG GGACCTAAGTACCAAGAAATTGTCAATATTCGCCTTGGAGATGGAACAACCCGGCGTGGGCAGGTCTTGGAAGTTGATGGGGAGAAGGCTGTTGTTCAG GTTTTTGAAGGAACGTCTGGAATCGATAACAAATATACAACCGTTCAGTTTACAGGAGAG GTTTTAAAAACACCTGTCTCGTTGGACATGCTTGGCCGTATTTTTAATGGTTCTGGGAAGCCCATTGACAATGGGCCCCCTATTCTGCCGGAGGCTTATTTGGATATTTCTGGCAA TTCCATTAATCCTAGTGAAAGAACGTATCCTGAAGAAATGATACAGACTGGAATTTCTACTATTGATGTCATGAACTCAATTGCCCGAGGGCAAAAGATTCCTCTTTTTTCTGCTGCTGGTCTTCCTCACAATGAAATTGCTGCCCAAATTTGTCGTCAGGCTGGTTTGGTCAGACGGTTGGAGAAATCTGATAATCTTCTTGAG CATGATGGAGAAGACAATTTTGCCATTGTCTTTGCAGCTATGGGAGTCAACATGGAGACAGCCCAGTTTTTTAAACGTGATTTTGAGGAAAATGGATCCATGGAGAGAGTGACCCTTTTTCTCAACTTG GCCAATGACCCAACAATAGAACGCATCATTACTCCACGTATTGCTCTGACAACTGCAGAATACTTGGCATACGAATGTGGGAAGCATGTTCTGGTCATATTGACAGATATGAGTTCTTATGCTGATGCTCTCCGTGAG GTATCTGCGGCTCGAGAAGAAGTACCTGGAAGGCGTGGATATCCTGGTTACATGTACACTGATCTTGCTACTATCTATGAACGAGCTGGACGTATTGAAGGAAGAAAGGGATCCATCACACAAATCCCTATTCTGACTATGCCTAATGATG ACATCACACATCCAACTCCAGATCTTACTGGTTATATTACTGAGGGGCAAATATATATTGACAGACAACTTCATAATCGGCAG ATATACCCTCCTATAAATGTGCTGCCATCCTTGTCTCGTCTGATGAAG AGTGCCATTGGAGAGGGAATGACCCGTAGGGATCACTCTGATGTATCTAACCAG CTATATGCAAACTATGCCATTGGAAAGGATGTCCAGGCAATGAAAGCTGTGGTTGGAGAAGAAGCACTTTCCTCAGAAGATCTG CTATATCTTGAGTTTCTCGATAAATTTGAGAGGAAGTTTGTCGCACAAGGAGCATACGACACGCGTAACATCTTCCAGTCGCTGGACCTGGCATGGACACTGCTCCGGATCTTTCCCCGGGAGCTTCTTCACCGTATCCCAGCTAAAACACTCGATCAGTACTACAGCAGGGATGCAGCAAACTAA
- the LOC140818536 gene encoding pentatricopeptide repeat-containing protein At4g35130, chloroplastic, with the protein MVAGLYLKLCTNPIIPQNKNFPAKIQASKNIQNHDPNTTYRKPKPAATLLSRRHVERAEKSPDRGDILSARTLLFYLDEGCLETALQMFETRTKSSTFIWNAIIRELTDSGLFQEAIVFYYRMQIEGIKANKYTFPFVIKACAGIFSLKEGGKVHSRIVKLGFAADVYICNALIFMYAKVGCVEDSEKVFEWMPVKDLVSWNSMINGYVLAGEGRNSLKCLQKMQASGVKPDRFSIISALGGCALERNLLNGKEIFCHVFRNGFELDLMIQCSLIDMFGKCGEVDYAERFFGRISNKNVVIWNAMIAAYALNDRSLKSISCLVGMQEDCCVRPDAITMINLLPSCSKLRALRHGKAIHGYAIKNVFLPHLVLETALIDMYGKCGGVTLAEWLFLRMEEKNLISWNAIMAAFTQNGLFRKAVDFLFKLRTEPFFPDQMTFASILPAYAEAALLREGKQIHGLITKLGFSSNTFICNSLIHMYAKCGDLMSSQNVFDGICCKDVISWNTIIMAYAIHGFGANSIRLFSEMTKEGYNKPNGSTFVSLLTACSVGGNVNEGQKYFDLMKRDYDIDPGIEHYGCVLDLLGRLGNLDLAKRFIDEMPLKPTPRIWGSLLSASRHHRNIEMAELCAEHILSLDNNNTGCYVLLSNMYADIGKWDDAERVRCLMEKEGLEKTIGRSTVEVHAKAYVFTNHDRSQAESNIVYNVLDILLRRIGEDCHVYVPSKFKPPELIKRRAGSPTFHGVRLAICFGLISSSVGDPVLVRKNTRICEDCHRAAKKMSEVTNREIVVGDPKTYHHFKNGHCSCGDYW; encoded by the coding sequence atggtcGCAGGATTATATCTCAAGCTCTGCACGAATCCCATTATtccacaaaataaaaattttccagCAAAAATCCAAGCTTCAAAAAATATCCAAAACCATGACCCCAATACAACGTATCGGAAACCAAAACCTGCTGCCACCTTACTTAGTCGAAGACATGTGGAAAGAGCAGAAAAATCACCCGATCGTGGTGATATTTTGTCGGCAAGAACGTTACTGTTCTATCTAGATGAAGGTTGTTTGGAGACTGCACTCCAAATGTTTGAGACAAGAACGAAGTCGAGCACGTTCATTTGGAATGCGATAATCCGGGAACTAACTGATTCTGGGTTGTTCCAGGAAGCCATTGTTTTTTATTACCGGATGCAAATTGAAGGGATTAAAGCCAATAAGTATACTTTCCCTTTTGTAATCAAAGCTTGTGCTGGCATTTTTTCTTTGAAGGAGGGGGGCAAAGTTCACTCCAGGATCGTGAAGCTTGGATTTGCTGCTGATGTTTATATATGTAATGCACTTATATTTATGTACGCAAAAGTTGGGTGTGTTGAGGATTCGGAGAAAGTGTTCGAATGGATGCCTGTTAAGGACTTGGTTTCTTGGAATTCAATGATCAATGGTTATGTTTTAGCTGGGGAAGGTAGGAACTCCTTGAAATGTCTTCAGAAAATGCAGGCTTCTGGAGTGAAACCTGACAGGTTTAGCATTATCAGTGCTTTAGGTGGTTGTGCTCTTGAGCGTAATTTGTTAAATGGAAAGGAAATTTTTTGTCATGTATTTAGAAATGGATTTGAACTAGATTTGATGATCCAGTGTTCTTTAATAGACATGTTTGGAAAATGCGGTGAAGTGGATTATGCTGAGAGATTTTTTGGTAGAATTTCTAATAAAAACGTGGTTATTTGGAATGCTATGATTGCAGCATATGCTTTGAACGATCGATCCTTAAAGTCAATTTCTTGTTTGGTGGGAATGCAAGAGGATTGCTGTGTCAGACCTGATGCTATCACGATGATAAACTTGCTCCCCTCCTGCTCGAAACTGCGAGCTCTGAGACATGGAAAAGCTATTCATGGTTATGCTATTAAGAATGTATTTCTGCCTCATTTAGTATTGGAGACTGCTCTAATCGACATGTATGGGAAGTGTGGGGGAGTAACGTTGGCCGAGTGGCTGTTTCTTCGCATGGAGgaaaagaatttgatatcgtgGAATGCCATTATGGCTGCATTCACGCAGAATGGTCTTTTCAGGAAAGCAGTAgattttttgtttaaattgCGAACAGAACCTTTTTTCCCGGATCAGATGACATTTGCAAGTATCCTTCCCGCTTATGCAGAAGCAGCCTTGCTGAGAGAAGGGAAACAAATACACGGCCTTATTACGAAATTGGGTTTTTCTTCCAATACATTCATCTGCAATTCATTGATTCATATGTATGCAAAATGTGGTGATCTTATGTCATCACAAAATGTTTTTGATGGTATATGTTGTAAGGATGTGATTTCATGGAACACAATCATTATGGCTTATGCAATCCATGGGTTTGGAGCAAACTCCATTAGGTTGTTTTCTGAAATGACGAAAGAAGGCTACAACAAACCCAATGGAAGCACATTTGTTTCTCTGTTAACCGCTTGCAGCGTCGGAGGAAATGTGAATGAAGGCCAGAAGTATTTTGATTTAATGAAGAGAGATTATGATATTGATCCTGGAATAGAACATTACGGGTGTGTTCTTGATCTTCTTGGTCGTCTGGGTAATCTTGATCTTGCTAAGCGTTTTATCGATGAAATGCCCTTGAAACCAACACCACGGATTTGGGGATCTCTATTGTCTGCAAGTAGACACCATCGAAACATTGAGATGGCTGAGCTATGTGCTGAGCACATACTGTCTTTGGATAACAATAATACCGGATGCTATGTCTTGCTTTCGAATATGTATGCTGACATTGGAAAATGGGATGATGCCGAACGTGTTAGATGTTTGATGGAGAAAGAAGGACTGGAGAAAACCATCGGACGCAGCACAGTGGAGGTCCATGCTAAAGCTTACGTGTTCACGAATCATGATAGATCACAGGCTGAGAGTAACATTGTCTATAATGTTTTGGATATTCTCTTAAGAAGGATAGGCGAAGACTGTCATGTGTACGTTCCCTCTAAGTTCAAACCTCCAGAACTGATAAAAAGAAGAGCCGGTTCTCCCACCTTCCATGGTGTGAGATTAGCTATATGTTTTGGGTTGATTTCCTCATCAGTTGGGGATCCTGTGCTTGTTAGAAAGAACACAAGAATATGTGAAGATTGCCATAGAGCTGCAAAAAAGATGTCAGAGGTAACCAACAGAGAGATTGTGGTCGGAGATCCAAAAACATACCACCATTTCAAAAATGGACATTGCTCATGTGGAGATTATTGGTGA